In Anas acuta chromosome 5, bAnaAcu1.1, whole genome shotgun sequence, a single window of DNA contains:
- the LBHD2 gene encoding LBH domain-containing protein 2, whose translation MTEVMNTREPVMEEFTLSQSPEEEGGPSSQAFPDAREKYPKLSKRLPSIVVEPTESGEVESGELRWPPDDLKSAEEKGLHGDQRVCVQQQQMDLEDTLAHPAQEVEDSTDTLESRTEKDE comes from the exons ATGACAGAGGTGATGAACACACGGGAACCGGTGATGGAGGAATTCACGCTCAGCCAGTCTCCTGAGGAAGAAGGAGGCCCTTCCAGCCAG GCCTTCCCAGATGCACGTGAGAAATACCCCAAGCTGTCCAAAAGACTGCCATCGATCGTGGTGGAGCCAACTGAGTCCGGGGAGGTGGAGAGTGGGGAGCTGCGCTGGCCTCCCGATGACCTGAAGTCAGCAGAAGAGAAGGGTCTGCATGGTGACCAAAGAGTCTgcgtccagcagcagcagatggatCTGGAAG ATACTTTAGCGCATCCAGCTCAAGAAGTGGAAGACAGTACAGATACTCTCgaaagcagaactgaaaaggATGAGTAG